One stretch of Arachis duranensis cultivar V14167 chromosome 1, aradu.V14167.gnm2.J7QH, whole genome shotgun sequence DNA includes these proteins:
- the LOC107492965 gene encoding uncharacterized protein LOC107492965, protein MERKLQLEELECLRLEAYENSRFYKEKAKTFHDQNIRRKRFKIGDEVLVYNSRLRLMPGKLRSRWDGPFKVVNVKPYGVVEVIHPINGIKFKINGHRLKLYHTQPKNAKELEIFLLGEVSN, encoded by the coding sequence ATGGAACGTAAGCTCCAATTGGAGGAATTAGAATGTCTTAGGTTAGAAGCATATGAAAATTCTAGGTTTTATAAGGAAAAAGCCAAGACATTCCATGACCAAAATATTAGGAGGAAGCGCTTTAAGATAGGTGATGAAGTGCTTGTGTACAATTCAAGGTTGCGATTGATGCCCGGAAAGTTGAGATCTAGGTGGGACGGTCCATTCAAGGTGGTGAATGTCAAGCCTTATGGAGTGGTGGAGGTGATTCACCCTATCAATggaatcaaattcaaaatcaatggTCATAGGTTGAAACTTTACCATACTCAACCCAAGAATGCCAAGGAGTTGGAGATTTTCCTCCTTGGAGAGGTTTCAAATTGA